The following coding sequences lie in one Candidatus Nitrospira allomarina genomic window:
- the rpoC gene encoding DNA-directed RNA polymerase subunit beta': MDSIYSLFEKPRDAVSFDAMRIRIASPEKIRSWSYGEVKKPETINYRSFKPERDGLFCAKIFGPTKDWECNCGKYKRMKHRGIVCDKCGVEVIQSKVRRERMGHIELAAPVAHIWFLKGVPSRIGILLDMSLKQLEKILYFEAYVVLDTGNTNLKERELLTEERYRECVEEYGANSFKVGIGAEAIRELLRKVDINALWDERHVKIKSTTSAAVGKKLTKRLKVIEAFHKSGNNPEWMIMDAIPVLPPELRPLVPLDGGRFATSDLNDLYRRVINRNNRLKRLVELKAPGVIIRNEMRMLQEAVDALFDNGRRGRVIRGANKRPLKSLSDMLKGKQGRFRQNLLGKRVDYSGRSVIVVGPELRLNQCGLPKKMALELFKPFIFHKLEERGAATTIKSAKRLVEKERPEVWDVLDEVIREHPVMLNRAPTLHRLGIQAFDPILVEGKAIRLHPLVCAAFNADFDGDQMAVHVPLSVEAQIEARVLMMAANNVLSPANGRPLSIPSQDMVLGCYWLTKDRDGARGEGKIFSSTDEVRIAYDSQEVEEQARIKVRIDGDMIDTTVGRVILSEVLPGSMPFSHVNQLMTKKELTKLIDRVYRQAGLHEVVVMLDQLKDLGFSYATKAGVSICIDNMHIPSRKKELIERAKGDVSQVQEQYSEGLITNGERYNKVIDIWAHVGEEVAIEMMKEIKEGGGRGAAEGLNPIFMMADSGARGSSQQIRQLGGMRGLMAKPSGEIIETPITANFREGLTVLQYFISTHGARKGLADTALKTANSGYLTRRLVDAAQDVIISEPDCFTTDGIIVSALVEGGEVIQPLDERILGRLTAEDVLDPVTQEVIVKAHEELEEELCKTIVEAGIDHVKIRSVLTCQSRWGVCAKCYGRDLARGRLVEKGEPVGVIAAQSIGEPGTQLTMRTFHIGGTASKVVEQTVLASKHDGTIKFLSFDAKKNADFYNPSMAVKTRQGDWVVMVRNGKVAVIDETGREREKYPVVYGGKIKVPDGGKVEVGQKFVEWDPYSLTILTEVGGKVAFGDIAEGVTMKEEVDEVTGLSRRVVIEQAGTNLRPRLSVKDESGKTAKLSSGSPARYLLPVGAHIFVEKGSTVYPGDVLAKIPRETTKTKDITGGLPRVAELFEARKPKEHAVVTEIDGEVSFGGFVKGLRKVVVDNKIGDVKEYFIPRGRHVNVHEGDWVRAGEPLMDGSANPHDILSVLGPRELQKYLVDEVQEVYRLQGVVINDKHIEVITRQMLKKVRIEDAGDSAFLPGTQVNKSVFDDENERVISEGGQPALGKPVLLGITKASLSTDSFISGASFQETTRVLTEAAINGRTDDLRGLKENVIVGRLIPAGTGWGEYRETFVPKRTEEDVVLTSEDQSSLNKVHSSSEK, translated from the coding sequence TTGGATAGTATCTATTCGCTTTTTGAAAAACCTCGTGATGCCGTTTCATTTGATGCCATGCGAATTCGTATCGCTTCGCCTGAGAAGATTCGCTCGTGGTCTTATGGCGAGGTAAAAAAGCCAGAGACAATCAACTATCGGTCCTTTAAGCCTGAACGGGATGGGCTGTTTTGCGCAAAAATATTCGGGCCAACCAAAGATTGGGAATGTAATTGCGGAAAATACAAGCGGATGAAGCACCGTGGGATTGTGTGCGATAAGTGCGGGGTGGAAGTCATCCAGTCAAAAGTTCGACGCGAGAGAATGGGCCATATCGAATTGGCTGCTCCTGTTGCTCACATCTGGTTCCTCAAGGGTGTGCCCAGCCGGATTGGCATTCTTTTGGATATGAGTTTAAAGCAGTTAGAGAAGATTCTGTATTTTGAGGCGTATGTGGTCTTGGATACCGGCAATACGAATTTGAAAGAAAGAGAGCTCTTGACCGAGGAAAGATATCGTGAGTGCGTCGAGGAGTATGGGGCCAATTCTTTTAAAGTGGGTATTGGTGCCGAAGCTATTCGTGAATTACTGCGCAAAGTGGATATTAATGCTTTGTGGGATGAACGGCATGTCAAGATTAAGAGTACGACGTCCGCTGCGGTGGGGAAAAAACTTACAAAACGATTGAAGGTCATTGAGGCGTTTCATAAATCAGGGAATAATCCAGAATGGATGATTATGGATGCCATTCCGGTGTTGCCCCCTGAGCTTCGCCCACTGGTGCCTTTGGATGGAGGACGGTTCGCAACGTCGGATCTTAATGATCTCTACCGTCGAGTGATTAATCGCAATAATCGTCTTAAGCGATTGGTGGAATTGAAGGCTCCCGGTGTCATTATCCGCAATGAAATGCGAATGCTGCAGGAAGCTGTCGACGCGTTGTTTGATAATGGGCGTCGTGGACGGGTCATCCGTGGCGCCAATAAGCGTCCTCTCAAGTCCTTGAGCGATATGCTCAAAGGAAAGCAGGGGCGATTTAGGCAGAATCTCCTCGGAAAACGGGTCGATTACTCCGGGCGGTCGGTAATTGTGGTCGGTCCAGAATTACGGCTTAACCAATGTGGATTGCCCAAGAAAATGGCTTTGGAATTATTTAAACCGTTTATCTTTCATAAACTGGAAGAGCGTGGAGCAGCAACGACAATCAAAAGCGCTAAGCGACTGGTTGAGAAGGAGCGCCCAGAAGTCTGGGATGTCCTTGATGAAGTGATTCGAGAGCATCCGGTTATGTTGAATCGTGCTCCAACTCTTCATCGTCTTGGCATTCAGGCTTTTGATCCTATTTTGGTAGAAGGAAAGGCTATTCGCCTCCATCCTTTAGTCTGTGCGGCTTTTAATGCTGACTTTGATGGGGATCAAATGGCTGTGCATGTTCCGCTTTCAGTGGAGGCCCAAATTGAGGCTCGGGTATTAATGATGGCGGCCAATAATGTTCTTTCACCGGCCAATGGCCGACCCCTATCTATTCCTTCTCAGGATATGGTCTTAGGATGTTATTGGTTGACCAAGGATCGTGACGGTGCCCGTGGGGAGGGAAAGATCTTTTCGTCTACAGATGAAGTTCGAATTGCCTATGATTCGCAGGAAGTGGAAGAGCAGGCGAGGATAAAAGTACGCATTGATGGGGATATGATCGATACGACGGTTGGACGAGTGATTCTTTCAGAGGTTTTGCCAGGAAGCATGCCTTTTTCCCATGTAAATCAGCTTATGACGAAAAAGGAGCTGACGAAACTGATTGATCGTGTGTATCGTCAGGCCGGTCTGCATGAAGTAGTTGTCATGCTTGATCAATTGAAGGATTTAGGGTTCTCCTATGCCACCAAAGCCGGCGTTTCCATTTGTATTGATAACATGCATATTCCATCTCGCAAAAAGGAATTGATCGAGCGCGCCAAAGGCGATGTTTCCCAGGTTCAGGAGCAATACAGTGAAGGCTTGATTACCAATGGGGAGCGGTACAACAAGGTTATCGATATTTGGGCCCATGTTGGCGAAGAAGTTGCCATTGAAATGATGAAGGAAATTAAAGAGGGAGGCGGGCGCGGCGCAGCAGAAGGTCTCAATCCTATCTTTATGATGGCGGATTCAGGGGCGAGGGGAAGTTCGCAGCAGATTCGGCAATTGGGAGGAATGCGCGGTCTTATGGCCAAGCCTTCAGGAGAAATTATTGAAACTCCTATTACCGCCAATTTCCGAGAGGGTCTCACGGTTTTACAGTATTTTATTTCGACTCATGGAGCACGGAAGGGGTTGGCTGATACAGCACTCAAGACGGCAAATTCAGGATACCTCACTAGGCGCCTTGTAGATGCGGCTCAGGATGTGATTATCAGTGAGCCTGATTGCTTCACAACTGACGGAATTATCGTTTCGGCGTTGGTAGAGGGTGGAGAAGTGATTCAACCCCTGGATGAACGCATTCTTGGGCGGTTAACAGCAGAGGATGTGCTCGATCCTGTCACGCAGGAAGTCATTGTTAAAGCTCATGAAGAATTGGAGGAAGAGCTTTGCAAGACAATTGTTGAGGCGGGAATAGACCACGTGAAAATTCGTTCCGTTCTCACATGCCAATCTCGATGGGGGGTATGTGCCAAATGCTACGGCAGAGATTTAGCGCGCGGCCGCCTTGTAGAAAAGGGCGAACCTGTTGGGGTTATTGCGGCGCAGTCTATCGGTGAGCCAGGGACCCAGTTGACCATGCGAACGTTCCATATTGGAGGCACGGCCAGTAAGGTTGTGGAACAAACGGTTCTGGCATCCAAACATGATGGTACGATTAAATTCTTAAGTTTTGACGCAAAGAAAAATGCGGATTTTTATAATCCCAGCATGGCCGTAAAGACTCGACAAGGGGATTGGGTTGTCATGGTCCGCAATGGCAAAGTTGCGGTAATTGATGAGACGGGCCGTGAGCGGGAAAAATATCCGGTGGTGTATGGAGGAAAGATAAAAGTCCCGGATGGAGGAAAGGTCGAAGTAGGACAGAAGTTTGTGGAGTGGGATCCGTATTCACTCACCATCTTGACTGAAGTAGGGGGGAAGGTGGCTTTCGGTGATATTGCCGAAGGAGTCACCATGAAAGAAGAGGTTGATGAAGTCACTGGTTTATCGCGCCGGGTCGTCATCGAGCAGGCAGGGACTAATTTACGTCCGCGGTTGTCCGTTAAGGACGAGTCAGGAAAAACCGCAAAGCTTTCCTCTGGATCCCCCGCGCGATACCTCCTGCCAGTAGGAGCTCATATTTTTGTGGAAAAAGGATCGACTGTATATCCAGGAGATGTGCTGGCGAAAATACCTAGAGAAACGACTAAGACAAAAGATATTACGGGAGGTTTGCCTCGGGTAGCTGAATTGTTTGAGGCGAGAAAGCCTAAGGAGCATGCGGTTGTCACCGAAATTGATGGAGAGGTGTCTTTTGGTGGTTTTGTGAAAGGCTTACGAAAGGTCGTCGTGGATAACAAGATTGGTGATGTAAAGGAATATTTTATCCCTCGTGGCCGACACGTAAATGTTCATGAAGGTGATTGGGTAAGAGCTGGTGAACCATTAATGGATGGGTCCGCTAATCCACATGATATTTTAAGCGTCTTGGGGCCAAGGGAATTGCAAAAGTATTTGGTTGATGAGGTGCAAGAGGTTTACCGCCTTCAGGGAGTTGTGATTAACGATAAACACATTGAGGTCATCACCCGCCAAATGCTTAAAAAGGTGAGAATTGAAGATGCTGGCGATAGTGCGTTCTTGCCTGGCACTCAGGTCAATAAATCTGTGTTTGATGATGAGAATGAAAGGGTCATTTCCGAGGGCGGGCAGCCGGCGCTAGGTAAGCCTGTCTTATTGGGAATCACAAAGGCCTCGCTGAGTACTGACAGCTTTATTTCCGGGGCCTCCTTCCAGGAAACAACCAGAGTTCTTACGGAGGCGGCTATTAATGGACGAACGGATGATTTGCGTGGCTTAAAAGAGAATGTGATAGTCGGAAGGTTGATTCCGGCTGGAACAGGTTGGGGGGAGTATCGCGAAACTTTTGTGCCGAAGCGGACGGAGGAAGATGTAGTTCTGACTTCCGAGGATCAGTCAAGTTTAAATAAAGTTCATTCGTCAAGTGAAAAATAA
- the rpsL gene encoding 30S ribosomal protein S12, giving the protein MPTVNQLIRVGRKAIKAKSKSSALNQCPQRRGVCLRVYTTTPKKPNSALRKVARVRLTTGLEVTAYIPGMGHNLQEHSIVLVRGGRVKDLPGVRYHMIRGALDAVGVANRKQGRSKYGAKRPK; this is encoded by the coding sequence ATGCCTACAGTCAACCAATTAATTCGTGTCGGCCGTAAAGCCATTAAGGCCAAAAGCAAGAGTTCGGCTTTAAATCAGTGTCCTCAGCGAAGGGGGGTCTGTCTTCGTGTATATACTACGACTCCTAAGAAGCCAAACTCGGCATTGAGGAAAGTAGCTAGGGTTCGATTGACGACGGGTCTTGAGGTAACTGCTTACATACCAGGTATGGGTCATAACCTTCAGGAGCATTCAATTGTTCTGGTGCGTGGTGGTAGGGTGAAGGATCTTCCTGGTGTCAGATATCATATGATTCGTGGGGCATTGGATGCCGTTGGTGTTGCTAACAGGAAGCAGGGGCGATCAAAGTATGGTGCAAAGCGCCCCAAGTAG
- the rpsG gene encoding 30S ribosomal protein S7, with amino-acid sequence MPRRPLVLRQKVVQDARYKDQVVGRFLNILLQDGKKSTAERVCYGAFDIVRDKTGDEPLKVFHAALGNVKPMVEVKSRRVGGASYQVPVEIRPVRQVALALRWIKQSALARSGKSMREKLAAELMDAANNNGSAVKKRDETHRMAEANRAFAHYRW; translated from the coding sequence ATGCCACGTAGGCCACTCGTTCTTCGTCAAAAGGTTGTTCAGGATGCCAGGTATAAGGATCAAGTTGTTGGCAGGTTTTTGAATATTCTTCTACAGGACGGAAAAAAGAGTACGGCTGAGCGGGTTTGTTACGGGGCATTTGACATTGTCAGGGATAAGACTGGGGATGAGCCGCTTAAGGTCTTCCATGCTGCATTGGGAAACGTCAAGCCAATGGTGGAAGTGAAGTCAAGAAGGGTCGGAGGAGCGTCTTACCAGGTGCCTGTAGAAATTCGTCCTGTGCGCCAGGTGGCTTTGGCCTTGAGGTGGATTAAGCAAAGTGCGTTGGCTCGAAGTGGTAAGAGTATGAGGGAGAAATTGGCGGCGGAATTAATGGATGCTGCTAATAATAACGGTTCTGCGGTAAAGAAGAGGGATGAGACGCACCGGATGGCTGAAGCCAATAGAGCTTTCGCTCATTACCGGTGGTAG
- the fusA gene encoding elongation factor G, with protein sequence MSTDFILSRTRNIGIMAHIDAGKTTTTERVLYYTGVSHKIGEVHEGAATMDWMEQERERGITITSAATTCFWKDNRINIIDTPGHVDFTIEVERSLRVLDGAIAVFDSVQGVEPQSETVWRQADKYQVPRIVFMNKMDRVGADFFASVQSLIDRLGAKPIPVQLPLGKEDGLRGVIDLLLMKALVFDDETLGAAYSVQEIPDDYLELAKEYREKLLDSVVEFDEVVMERYLAGEILAVDEVKRAIRAGTIGLKINPVFCGSAFKNKGVQPLLDGVVDYLPSPVDLPPVVGVDPHSEGEITRKPEDSEPFAALAFKIMSDPFSGQLTYFRVYSGKLSAGSYVYNVAKGKKERIGRLLKMHANKREEIDEVSAGDIAAAVGLKDTRTGDTLCDEKHQILLEVIKFPEPVISLAVEPKTKQDMDKLGYSLEKLAQEDPSFQVKSDDETGQTIISGMGELHLEIIVDRLLREFKVQANVGKPQVAYRETIKGKAEAEGKYVKQTGGRGQYGHVWLRVEPAESGVGLEFVNKIVGGTVPREYIAPVEKGVRERMESGILAGYPLRDLRVTLFDGSFHEVDSSEMAFKIAGSMALVSACQKADLVLLEPVMKVEVLVPQDFMGDVIGDLNSRRGKIHGMRARGTSQIVDAAVPLSEMFGYSTDLRSKTQGRATYSMEFESYEVVPKLMAQQIIKKNQGE encoded by the coding sequence GTGTCAACAGACTTCATTTTAAGTCGGACTCGGAATATCGGCATTATGGCCCATATTGATGCCGGCAAGACTACGACCACCGAACGTGTCCTTTATTATACGGGGGTTTCGCATAAAATTGGTGAGGTCCATGAGGGCGCGGCGACCATGGATTGGATGGAGCAGGAGCGGGAGCGAGGGATCACGATTACTTCCGCCGCCACAACCTGCTTCTGGAAGGATAATCGGATTAACATAATCGATACTCCGGGTCATGTTGATTTTACTATTGAGGTAGAGCGGTCGCTTCGAGTGCTTGATGGAGCCATAGCTGTATTCGATTCGGTTCAGGGAGTGGAGCCCCAATCGGAGACGGTATGGCGCCAGGCAGACAAGTACCAAGTTCCACGAATCGTGTTTATGAATAAAATGGATCGAGTGGGCGCTGATTTTTTTGCAAGCGTTCAGTCTTTGATTGACCGGCTTGGGGCCAAGCCGATTCCCGTGCAATTGCCATTAGGAAAAGAGGATGGTTTGCGAGGGGTAATTGACCTTTTGCTTATGAAAGCGCTGGTTTTTGATGATGAAACTCTTGGTGCAGCTTATTCTGTCCAGGAAATTCCCGATGACTATTTAGAGTTGGCAAAAGAGTATCGCGAGAAATTGTTGGATTCAGTTGTTGAGTTCGATGAAGTGGTGATGGAGCGCTATTTGGCCGGGGAGATTCTGGCTGTAGATGAGGTAAAGCGGGCAATACGGGCAGGGACGATAGGATTAAAGATTAATCCAGTTTTTTGTGGATCGGCATTTAAGAATAAAGGGGTTCAGCCGTTGCTTGATGGTGTGGTTGATTATCTCCCTTCTCCTGTAGACCTTCCTCCCGTTGTTGGTGTTGATCCTCATTCCGAAGGGGAGATAACCAGAAAGCCTGAAGATAGCGAGCCATTTGCTGCTTTGGCTTTCAAGATAATGTCTGATCCTTTTTCAGGTCAATTGACGTATTTTAGGGTGTATTCGGGGAAATTATCCGCCGGATCCTACGTGTATAACGTCGCAAAGGGGAAAAAAGAGCGAATAGGGCGTCTATTGAAAATGCATGCCAATAAACGAGAAGAGATTGATGAGGTTTCTGCTGGTGATATTGCGGCAGCCGTAGGTCTCAAAGATACTCGAACTGGTGACACTCTATGTGATGAGAAACATCAAATTTTGTTGGAAGTAATAAAATTTCCTGAGCCCGTTATTTCTTTGGCTGTTGAGCCAAAGACCAAGCAAGACATGGATAAGTTGGGGTATTCCTTGGAAAAGCTTGCTCAGGAGGATCCTTCCTTTCAGGTGAAATCAGATGATGAGACGGGGCAAACGATCATTTCTGGTATGGGGGAATTGCATCTTGAGATCATTGTTGATCGTCTTCTTCGTGAATTTAAAGTTCAGGCAAATGTCGGGAAGCCTCAGGTAGCTTATCGGGAAACCATCAAGGGAAAAGCGGAAGCTGAGGGGAAGTATGTGAAGCAGACAGGTGGTCGTGGTCAGTACGGCCATGTGTGGCTGAGGGTGGAGCCGGCAGAGTCTGGCGTCGGTTTGGAGTTCGTAAATAAAATTGTTGGTGGAACGGTACCCAGGGAATATATTGCTCCAGTGGAAAAGGGAGTCCGAGAGCGAATGGAGAGTGGGATCCTTGCCGGGTACCCATTGCGCGACCTGCGTGTCACTTTGTTTGATGGTTCTTTTCATGAAGTGGATTCGAGTGAGATGGCCTTTAAGATTGCTGGGTCAATGGCATTAGTAAGTGCCTGTCAAAAAGCGGATTTGGTTTTGTTGGAGCCCGTAATGAAGGTTGAAGTCCTTGTTCCTCAGGATTTTATGGGTGATGTGATAGGTGATTTAAATAGTCGGCGCGGGAAAATCCACGGAATGCGTGCAAGGGGAACTTCTCAAATTGTTGATGCTGCGGTCCCATTGAGTGAAATGTTTGGGTATTCCACGGATTTAAGATCCAAGACCCAGGGGCGTGCAACTTATAGTATGGAATTTGAGTCCTATGAGGTGGTGCCGAAGCTCATGGCTCAGCAAATTATAAAAAAGAATCAAGGGGAATAG
- the rpsJ gene encoding 30S ribosomal protein S10 has translation MDRDRRIRIRLKGFDYRVLDQSLREIVDTVRRSGARIAGPVPLPTRIEKWTVQRSTHVDKKSREQFEIRTHKRLLDIMEPTPETMDALMKLNLAAGVDVEIKL, from the coding sequence GTGGATCGAGACCGCAGAATACGAATTCGACTAAAAGGGTTTGATTATAGGGTATTAGATCAATCTCTTCGTGAGATTGTGGATACCGTTCGTCGGAGTGGTGCACGCATTGCTGGTCCTGTGCCTCTGCCTACGAGAATTGAGAAGTGGACGGTCCAGAGATCGACTCACGTTGATAAAAAGTCACGGGAGCAGTTTGAGATTCGTACTCATAAGCGATTGCTGGATATTATGGAGCCAACTCCCGAGACTATGGACGCTTTGATGAAACTTAATCTGGCGGCCGGTGTGGATGTAGAAATTAAGCTATAG
- the rplC gene encoding 50S ribosomal protein L3 — protein MVKGLIGKKLGMIQVFDKERRLIPVTVIEAGPCGIVQVKKKGSDGYDAVQIGFGEVPERKQTKPQLGHLKKAGNKVWGHLREFGSDGEVQVGSQVDVNLFSEGESIHVQGVSKGKGFQGVMKRHNYAGGPASHGSMFHRAPGSIGSSSFPSRVLKNKKLPGHMGNKQITVRGLTVFGIKAEENLLLVTGSVPGPVGGVVIVRKVS, from the coding sequence ATGGTTAAAGGGTTGATAGGTAAAAAATTAGGAATGATCCAGGTTTTTGATAAGGAAAGACGCCTTATTCCTGTGACGGTTATTGAAGCTGGCCCCTGCGGAATTGTGCAGGTCAAGAAAAAGGGTTCCGATGGTTATGATGCCGTGCAGATTGGGTTCGGTGAAGTGCCGGAACGAAAACAGACCAAGCCTCAGTTAGGTCATTTAAAAAAAGCAGGAAATAAAGTTTGGGGTCATTTGAGAGAGTTTGGATCCGACGGTGAAGTGCAGGTGGGTTCCCAGGTTGACGTAAATTTATTTTCTGAAGGTGAGTCAATTCATGTTCAGGGAGTTTCTAAGGGAAAAGGATTTCAGGGGGTTATGAAGCGGCATAATTATGCCGGTGGCCCAGCATCCCATGGTTCGATGTTTCATCGAGCCCCTGGTTCAATAGGGTCGAGCTCTTTTCCTTCAAGGGTGTTAAAGAATAAAAAACTCCCCGGTCACATGGGAAACAAGCAAATCACTGTAAGAGGGTTAACGGTTTTTGGAATAAAGGCCGAGGAAAACTTACTCTTAGTTACAGGTTCTGTCCCTGGTCCGGTTGGAGGGGTGGTCATTGTAAGGAAGGTCAGCTGA
- the rplD gene encoding 50S ribosomal protein L4, translating into MQSIDAFPVIGPDSRPVDKVDLTDGVFSSSVNPSLVHRAVVMQRSSARQGTASTLGRGEVRGGGKKPWKQKHTGRARSGSSRSPIWRGGGTVFGPKPRSYSSTLPKKMYRAALRGALAAKAGDGLVVLGDLVLPELKTRELVKYLSNVGASGKVLLVIQEGLADIIRIGKNVKNLKILHGKDLNVYDVLWCEKLVVTKAELQRIQEIWV; encoded by the coding sequence ATGCAATCTATCGATGCTTTTCCGGTAATTGGCCCAGACTCTCGGCCTGTCGATAAAGTTGATTTGACGGATGGTGTTTTTAGTTCGTCGGTTAATCCCTCATTGGTCCACCGCGCGGTTGTTATGCAGCGGTCAAGTGCCCGGCAGGGTACAGCGTCTACGCTTGGTCGTGGGGAGGTAAGGGGAGGGGGTAAAAAGCCATGGAAACAAAAGCATACGGGTCGGGCAAGATCAGGATCAAGTCGTTCTCCGATTTGGAGGGGAGGCGGTACGGTTTTCGGGCCGAAGCCTAGATCGTATTCCTCCACCTTGCCAAAGAAAATGTATAGGGCGGCCTTAAGAGGAGCTTTGGCAGCCAAGGCTGGAGATGGACTTGTGGTATTAGGCGACTTGGTACTTCCTGAATTGAAAACTCGTGAATTGGTTAAATACTTATCCAATGTCGGGGCGAGTGGGAAAGTTCTTTTAGTCATTCAGGAGGGATTGGCTGATATTATTCGCATTGGAAAAAATGTTAAGAATCTAAAAATTCTTCATGGTAAGGACCTTAATGTATATGACGTGCTTTGGTGTGAAAAGTTGGTTGTAACCAAGGCAGAGCTGCAACGAATTCAGGAAATTTGGGTGTAA